One Spinacia oleracea cultivar Varoflay chromosome 4, BTI_SOV_V1, whole genome shotgun sequence DNA segment encodes these proteins:
- the LOC130459317 gene encoding uncharacterized protein has translation MEKIAKIDPKVVDYLSQVPKQWSRHKFEPQVVYDHNTTNFVESFNACTKPFRDMPVYTLMEEAGSWCMKKIGSRFGKAIEMGPNQLTEYVAGVLEERSQQSRFCSVTAAVGGEYEVKEGAVKYPIKLDARTCGCGVWQISGIPCRHGLRVIYHQRLEATDFVSHYFKGQAYKLTYSEHMHPMPDPTQWPSFDLSIILPPPMKRASGRPPKLRKRGKHDTRIKNIRMPFFIAPCINFFCCSSFFFIW, from the exons ATGGAGAAGATTGCCAAAATTGATCCAAAGGTTGTTGATTATCTGTCCCAAGTGCCAAAGCAGTGGTCAAGGCACAAGTTTGAACCACAAGTGGTTTATGATCACAACACCACCAATTTTGTTGAATCTTTCAACGCTTGTACCAAGCCTTTTAGAGACATGCCAGTGTACACTCTGATGGAAG AGGCTGGGAGTTGGTGTATGAAGAAGATTGGGTCTAGATTTGGCAAGGCTATAGAAATGGGACCAAACCAATTGACTGAATATGTTGCTGGGGTATTAGAAGAGAGGAGTCAACAGTCTAGGTTTTGTTCTGTAACAGCTGCTGTGGGAGGGGAATATGAAGTGAAAGAGGGGGCTGTCAAATACCCTATTAAGTTAGATGCAAGGACTTGTGGTTGTGGAGTATGGCAAATATCTGGCATACCTTGCAGACATGGCCTTAGGGTTATTTACCACCAAAGACTTGAGGCTACTGATTTTGTGTCTCACTACTTCAAAGGGCAAGCATACAAGTTAACTTACTCAGAGCACATGCACCCCATGCCTGACCCAACCCAATGGCCTTCTTTTGACCTTTCTATTATCCTCCCACCACCCATGAAGAGAGCATCAGGTAGACCCCCTAAACTGAGAAAAAGAGGTAAACATGATACTAGAATAAAAAACATTAGAATGCCATTTTTTATAGCTCCATGCATTAATTTCTTTTGTTGCTCgagtttcttcttcatttggtga